The nucleotide sequence AAAATTGACTACACCTATTTTTATGAAGGTATTCATCAAGTTGAGATTTTATGTAGTTACAGGTACACAATCATTCATACTTGCAAGTGATATCAGACACATCAGGTTAAGAATGCCTAATGGATGTTGATAGAATGTCAACAGGGTATCAAGCAAAGTGCAATCTTTTAAAAAGCAACGCGGCTTATAGTCTAGCGTAATTTTTTGCGCATCTCTAATTATAACTGATTGATCAAGCTGTTGTTCTACATAACCACGTGGTCCTCGCATTGAAATGGAGGAAAACACAAGTGGAGTGTGTCCCAAAGTAAACAGCTGTTTCTGTCTTCCACTTTGTCAAATGAAAAGAAAGTGTTGAAATATGCTGACAAATTTCTAAGGTACAGCTGTTTCTGCAGAAAACACCATTGAAAAACTGACAGCAAATTCCTTTTCTACTACAATTAAAGCAGAAAAACAACTGGTTGCTTTTGGACGTATAAGAGGCCAGTTATCAAAATGCTTTGTTCAAAAGTGAAATGTTAATGCCTGTGCATGTTGGAAAGCTTGTTGCATGTTTTATGAGGCCTGTAGATGAATTTTCTTCATTCATTGCTTCGTCCTTGTATCGAtaatgtattttatttatgctTTGTGATATATAAAGCCTCGTAATATAATTTGAACATTTTTTACGCATTTAACAGAATGCCAAGTGGGACCAATCAATGAGTGGTTTTATATCAACCTTGTGACAGTGGTTGTGCATTTTAGATTGAACAGGATTCTGTGGCCCAATTTTATTTGTGTCCTCGCATCTAAATCTGACCGAGCGAAACCGGATTAAATTACTCGAAATTACTTACCTAATTACTTAAATTACGTGAAAGCGAAGGATTTCTAATATCGAGCCATTATACCAGCTTTGGGTTGATGTCGAAAAAAGCCGACATTAGGCCAATATAGAATCTGAAGCAGCTACTACTAAGCCAATGTGAGCAAGATGCCCTTATAAAATTTCATCACAATTTTCTTGTGCCTCGAGTAAGAACTGTGCAGACGTTGTGCCCATAAATAATTTTGCTGATAATCTTGTCTGTTGGTGACGATTTTCGAAGCACCCCAATGTTTTTGTATATTTCTACGATTGTAAGATGAACTCTGAAGTAAACGTTCCATTCTAAGATCCTGTTGATCCTTTGCATTGACCAGTATTCGTATTATCTGGCAGATAGGAATTATGTTTTTTATTTTACTCATCTCACTAAGGTTTCCAGATTAAATGTTGTCTCTTTCGAATCCTACATAATTTATGGCTCGACTTTGCAGCTGTGATGTTCCTCGTGAAGACCCAGAATGGGACACACTACCAACTGTCATAACCCCTACGTTTGTCACGAGCCAATAATATGAAATTAATTTGTAGCTTTGAGAATTGACCTAACCCTATCATTTATGGCCATACTTGACACGATAAAGTATTTTATAGATACGAGCCCTTTTGTCAGACTCTTCCTACGAGTGCAAAGATAACATAGATGAAGCTGCGCCCTACGATGTTATGCAGATGTACATTTGTCGCAGTAATGTCTCGTGCTCTTTCCTGCAATGTTTGAAAGTGTGCACCCATTCTAGCGTCCGATAATGAGTCTCCTCGTGTACTCACTTATGAGCAGGATCTGCGCTATAGAAGAGAAGCACCAAGTGAGGCTTTTTACCTTGTGTGGATAGCTTCCATGGTTAGTGCAATGAGTCACCATGACAGAGGAAGATGTGTTAGTGCAATGAGTCACCATGACAGAGGAAGATGTTAATCTTGTGCAGGAAAAGCCTTTATTTGTGTAGCAAATAAGTTTTCCCATTTACATCATCAGTTAACGGTTGTCGGTGGGCAACATTAAAACGTAGCGCCATCAAACGAGAGGTTGAAAGGAGAAAGGTTGTCCTATCCATCACGCTCGCTCACATATTACTCTATAAATAGGTACAACCTAAATAGCCGCGTAAATAACCTAAAAGTGAAACAACAATTCACGTATCATGATTCGGTGCTGCTCTGTGTCCAGCAATAAAGAAGATACGCTTTAGCCCTTCCTCAGGAACAGAGAAGAGGTTTACACCTCAATGTACGCACAATTCTGTAATAGACTACGTCGTCACGTTCCTCATACGCAGAAAGCATCACGTCCAGAAATGCCCTTTGTTGAGACAAGTTTGAAAGCATTTGGGATAAGAGTCTCGCCCCCGAGCTTGGAGCGTTGCAGACGTCTTGGGGCGTCAAGCCGGCAAACAAGTGCACTGCCTCTTGGCATTTTGCGAACACAAACATCTTCCCAGTGGGATCCGTCAGCCGCAAGACAAGAAGAAATCGCAAGGAGAGCTTCAAGTATTTACACCACGGACAGGGCAAGCGCAGATGTACCGGGTCCCCGTTTCCAACTAGGCTCGACAATGAAATGCTCTTCTTACATTTCTTACAGGTGGCCCAAATAAAGCTTACTGGTCTCCAGGAATTTGGAAAGATGTCGCTGATGCTGGCGATGAGTCTACACTCGAAAGGTGGCTCACGTGACTTGATTTGAGCAATCGGAATTGGTTTCAAATGTTGTACGTTGTGTGTGACTATAACTGGAGGTAGGGACTCGTATAAAGTAGGACATCCCCATTCTGTTACTTGAAGAATGAGGGGACTGGATGAGGTATGCACATCCGGAATGCCACTTGCATGTACTGAGCTACTACTAATGGTGATCACTTGCTCAACTAAAGATACTTTATCCGGTGCTTTCATCTCGGCAATCCCCATATCAGCATCAGAAATGGACTCCTGTACCATTGTAGCGTCGTCTGTAACCTTGTCACAATTTTTGTCTATTGCCACCAGGACTACTGTCCTTTCAGAAGCAGTCGCTTGAGGCACGGATTCCTGCACACATTCTGTTTGTACACTAACACTTTCTCCGTGCTGCACCTCTTTATTCTTGTTCTTTCTGGCATTCAGCAATCTTACCAGAGATGCCGGCGGTTCTTGTAAGACTGTAATCTTGCACTTTTGCTTCGAGAGGTTGAGTGCCATATAACAGGAATCGCTCGTTGCTGAACTGGACAGACTGACGCCTTCAAGCAGAGCATATTTACCAATTAAATGTTCCAGGTCCCTCGTGTTGTGTTTGCCGCAAACTGTTACATGAAGTAATTCGCTGCTCAAGTAGTGAACGAGGTCGGGATCTTCTGCTAATAGCTCTGCATCACGCGGGCCCGTCTTCACGTTAGGACCTGGTCCGTTCCAAATTGCGAGCACGGAAGTTTGGTGCGTGACCTTCCAAATTGCAACAACAACACAGACAATATCCCGTGATTCGTACGATGTAACTGTGCCGCGCATTGCCTCTGTAGTCCCCCTGTTGCCATTCACGTCCCTCCCCTGTAAGGAGGAACAGAGAAAACATTTGACAAGGACATTATGGGAAAGGTAAGTCGGTTTCGTTTTAAAAAGACATGCTCAATGCAATGTTGCGATGCTTACATGGTAAGGTTCTGAAACATGCGCCTTAAAAGTACCGCCAAGTGGGTAGCACTGTTCGCTCGCTGTATTCCGCGCAGAATTCTTCAAGAAGCAAGTTTTAATGACATCCAGTCTCAGACACATAAATAATCATGATAATCATTTATAGGGTGTCCTCTTTGTTGCGCTGAAGGGCGTTtagccagccgccggctctaaagcgaaacgcaccgcctcgaaaatattgtcgccaccggcgtgccagctcggaagacctctcattggctgcgcattatatgtataaatatttggatgctcattggtctaaaaaactggcgtcagtttccttcgcgctgattgggcgagagtcatttgagtgaggagcgagcatccgaacgcgcgaaccgctcaacggaagcagtcgaacggaggagaaagaagaacgacagagaagacatcgcgtctgtccggccatgcgtgttctcttggactgcaaccgttgtgcacgcagacgctacggggtagtttgagggctttgaatgctttagatttagattgtggcgaactgctaatgtgagaacggaatggcacatccaccccatcatcacaacagcgggaagacgaacatgacatggaatccgcctgcacctccaaaggacgcagaaatcgtcggagaggaagtctgcactctttccgacgtactgcaggtgaacggtaagacaagtttgattacttttttgtgactgaaggaagtaatgcaggtttatcacgttaagtgtattacgtacagcatttacgagtcactcggtacgttagcggcgtttcattgtgcagtgcattgccgtaacttgtacgtttctgatatgccgttaatcaaaatatgtgtggttatgctagttgcccctcatgcgcgtctcagccgttcattcactgtgatctacaaacattcgtgacaaatgccttggtgttcaaatacgaaatcaagatagattgcctatcatagcagtgattttcgtgcagagttactgaTCATCaatgtattttttgttttgttttagttctcccgcaaccatcggcaacaacgacgcacatagctcagcattggcttttgaacggcccttggatgtcgaagtacttaaagctccagtgaagcctgttacaagacgtaaaaagatatgtactgtagctttttcgaggcggttcccgaggacaaataaagttgatttgtcatacaccattgctttttgattgtctgcttcgggacagcatgatcgttgctctacagcaagacaacaagcgccgaagacaaacggacgagcctgggggggtagggggggacgagaggagagacaaaaaacccgaggagagaaggggaaggaggttgggaaaggaggtcggtctgcgcatgcgcactgggccccagcttttttcccgcgcagcagcttggggacgctgtgagtggctcctcgagatcacgtggtttgggcgcccgccattttccctggaccattgcgtaaacggcagcttccggcggatggttTAGCGCTTCGGATTTTCCCGTATCGTTCCGTTTCGGCTTTTCTTACTGTCCTTCTGGTCCTTTGACGTCATTCAGAAATAGCTTGCTGCAGGGAAGCGATTGCGATCTCGTAGCTGTTGAGTTGTTAAAATCCAGAGAAATCGCGGCCCCTCGTATTGAATCCGTTTAAAATACTGATGTATTAAATGCTGGAAATATATATTTCATTAAAGCCGTCATTTGTACGTTAATGTGTATTATAAAATCATAGTTTTTGTCACCCACAAGGGGATACTACATTCGGACGACCGATCTCTGGACGAAATGAGTCTCCTGTACTATAAAGTCTAATTTTGTCTCCAGTACTGCGCAAAATGCGAGAAAGGAGCAAGTAGTTGCTTACTGATCGCGGATTAAGTGATCGTCACTGTTCCTTTTGAGTGCAATGAGATCGCAGTCGATGAGCAGTTAGGGTTAAGAAGGGCGTTCATGAAACCAAAATGGTGGATTGAATGGCGTATCTTTGGTGCTGTGTGTGAATGGTGGTGAACAAAGGTTGTGTGAAGTCGACCAAGGATGCGAGGATCAGATGGGCGGCCGAAGACGAAGGCCCGAAGTCCGGAGGACGATCATCAAAGCAAACCTCGCCATTCTTCGCAGGGCGCACATCGGAAACACAAGAAGAGTCACAAGTCTCATCGGCGGAAGCATGCCAGGGAGGTGCCTATCGTCGCCACCAAGCCTTTAGTGGAGTATGACGATGTTAGTTCGGACTCGTCCTTTTTCACGGACGAAGCGGAGCTGTCCTACCCGACAACTCCTCCCCCGTCCTCAAGTCGGAATACCTCACAGAGGACGTCGGAGAAAACGCGACGGCGACGCCGAAACAAATCGAACGACGTGAAAGAAACGCGATCGAATCGGCGACAGTCTCCACCCTCCTCGAGGTCTCGGGATTATTCGTGTAATGTGCAGTACTATGAGCGTGATATGGTCAAGGACTACACTAGTAGCAGGACCTATATGGGACCTTATAGGGATAACGTGTACGACAACTATTATGCCCATTCCATGCCTGACCAGCATTCAGACTACTATAGTCGGTCGAGTCGAAAGCTTTCACCTGACCACCCTCGTGCCTACAAAAGAACCCCTCCGAGTTCACCTAGTCCGCCTCCGAGGTCGTCCAAACGACGAAAGTCACCGTCGTCCGACTCCAGGGAAAAAGATCGGCCTCGGAATTACTCTCCCAACAATTCTGCTAGTCTGTACTCATCGAGAAAAGGTTACGCATATTCCAGGAGTCGTAGCAGAAGTCCTCTAAGGTAagtctgtcttgtgctttgaaATATTCTTTAGCGGGGAACGAAAGGTGCCTTAGGTTTCTCCCATATTTTCTAGCAATCCTCCCGAAGGATAATGTATGGAACCCATGCCTTCTCACATTAGCTTTATCCGTACGTGAAATATGCATCCAGGGGAGGTGACAAACACACATCAAAAAGTGTATACATTGGATTTCTTCCCCCCTGGATGCGTATTGGTGAGCCGTTAAGCATCTTTCTTCAATTGATAAGTGGCACTTTATTCTTGTCTCTACTCTTTATCTCCTAAGCTGTTCCAGTGTAGTCTTTTCATTGATGTACAACTCAGCGCGAAGCTTTGTACTAGCGTACCACACTCCAGCATCCACCATGATCTTCAAATTTGTAACAAATGAAACCTGCAACATTACACAAAAGGTAACTCTGGGAGCGAAATTTGCTGCTATTGGGAAGTGTACTTGCACCTGTGACGTCTGCCCTGACTCAAAAGGGACATTAGCTGCTGAGTAGATGCTGAAATAGCAAAGTACTGGAGGTCCAAACATGTTCCAGCCAAATAATGGCAGTTGTAGAAGTGTCACAGCAGTGAGATGcctcaactgccattattcattAAGTGGATGTTGTATTTGTGCTTCTATGTTcatctatagggtttattcaaaTGACATCATCCGTAGTTGTAGGTCCCTACCAAGCGGCTACCCATATCGCACCCACCGTGTTTCAGTGTTATTGTGCAGTTTGGTTTGTAGTATATCCGAGCAATTTCCACGTTTTCGACATTAATATTCATCCAAAAAGCGTATGTGGGAACATAAACTTCGAGGGACTTACAGTATGGCAACGAGGCGACGTCggtgaataaaccctattaTTACTAGACCACggattttttgcacggaaaaaGCCTCGTTTTAGGCGCCTATAACAGGCACTAAAAATGGCATTATAAGCACTagaaattgacttttttgtcTGTAGTTCCGAAAGTGCAAAGGCGATTGAGTAAATCAGTTCCATCCACAATAATGATACCGTGAATGGGACTTTTCCTAACCTTCCTGCCGCACAAAATGCAAAACGTATCAATCATACCATGGTCACGAGGCTTCTTGTGCAAAGCAAATGAGAACTTGTCGCGGGCAGCATACTGGCATGTTCGAGCATCGGGTGCTATAGTCTAGCATGCAAGTTTCGTAATCTTGGCCTTCTAGACGTCGTTTTCAGCATTACCGCGAGGCAGGATCGAGTCTGTTCGCGCTGCCCGGAAGAAGAGGGGAGCTTGCTAAGGTTGCCAAACCTACCTTCGTACGTCACGCCCCCTCgtacaaaaaacgaagaagaaatttAAAAGAGCTTCGGGGACTCTTCTAGATCTAAAAAGCAATAGCTCCATATTGTGACAAAACGTTCCTATATTTTATAATAATGACCCACGTAACAACACATTACTGGAAAGGAGAGCAGGGTACCCGACTTTTGATTCTCAGCTTACGTTCCAGCACCTACGAGCGATCGATGGTTTCAAAGGGACATGACCAGTTTGGCATGGACGACAGAGTCTCGTTTAATTGGAGgtttaggcatttataggcatcCGGTTGGGGCTCCTGTATTTATAAGGTACCATTAGAACTGCActaaaaaatatttatttgccTAGGAATCTGGGGACTAATTATTACATTCTGTGATGAATTCCCACGAGTCAAAGCCCCCTCGCTTGGCGTCACTATATGTTTGCACAATTGTCCAGACATTCTTCAAAAGTAAACATTTCTTTTCTACAACTAATTTTTGATGGACTAAAAAAACAATGTGCCTAGAATGGTGGAGTCTCGAATAATATGTATTCTTTTATCCTACGCTCTCTTTTTAATGGTTTGAATTTTCTCCACATACGTGAGCAGTATTTCCGGTCCTTTCCAGACTCCGGAGGGCACGCAAGTCACGCAGTCGATCCCGAAGTCCCCTCCCTCGTCCGTCATCTCGCTCCCGAGGCCGCTCCAAATCTCCCCTCTCCCCACCACCGGTGGCCTACCAGACGGCACGGCGGCGCTCGGAGCGAAGCCCAAGCCCAAAGTTTGCATCCACCAGCCTTGGCGCGGAGCTCCGCAAGCACCGCAAGGGCCGCGAGCTCGAGAAGAGCCGGCAGCACGCGGCGGCCTCGCGGAAGCACCATGCCACACCTGCGCCACCTGTCCCACCCAATCCGAATGGGGACTCTGTGCCACAAATAccccctccaccaccaccactcccACCATCggagccaccaccaccacctcctgaGGTAGTGCCTCCCCCGCCCCCAATGCCAGATCCACCAGCCAAACCGGACGTGGTGGTACAAACACCGCCATCGTATGTCTCCACTCCCTGCACACCAGAAGAGCCAGATAGCAATGGGGTGAGTAGTCCACTCTGAAAGCAGGTCAAGTTGAAATTTGACAATGCCGAACATGCAATAAAAAAGATGGGTGTTTCAGGTACGTGAGCCTGTAGATGAAGCTGGCAGCAGCCACTCAACTCCAGAGAAACGTCCCCCAACACCCCCTGTTCCCCACAGGAAAAGCATCAAAGAACTACCCATGCCTCCAGGAATGAAAGTAGAGGATGTGATGTCACCGGAACTTGTGGACAGGGACGAGGGTTCACCCCTTCCTCCCACTCTGACAGCCCACCAGGTTGTGCCTCCAGCCACACAGATGCAGGTCTTCAGACGCCCCAGGTACATCATCACCAACACATAGAAGGAGGGAGGAGATACACGTAGAATAAAATTTTTCATTCAGGATATTGAACAAGCCCCCTTCGGATGATGACCGTTTCCCAAACTGGGGTGAACGTTGTGTGGATGTCTTTGACATTGTCTGCCAGATCGGAGAAGGCACGTACGGACAAGTGTACAAGGCCAAAGATAAGGACACTGGTAAGTGCCTTCCCTACTGGAGAGATGTCACACATAACAGAGAACGTGGCAGTTGTGTGCACACGGGATAATACGAATAAGCAAATGGAATTTAAAAGAAATATCTGCCTCGAGAAAATGAGAAAGGAAGAACTCTCTTCCCTGTGATTGAGAAAAAGGTGGAAAAGGTTGCAACTTAATGGTGTAGAGTTAACTGACGAGTTTATCACACAACAGGTGAACTGGTAGCGCTCAAGAAAGTGCGATTAGAAAACGAAAAGGAGGGATTCCCAATCACAGCCGTTCGAGAGATCAAGATCCTGCGCCAACTGAACCATTCAAGCATCGTCAACCTCAAAGAGATTGTGACGGACAAGCAAGACGCGCTCGACTTCAAGAAAGACAAAGGTTAGAGGAAAGGGAAACATCCCACTTAACTTAACTCTCCCCCACTTCGTGCGTAGGTGCCTTTTATCTGGTATTTGAATACATGGACCACGACCTAATGGGTCTGCTGGAATCTGGACTAGTGGAGTTCAATCAACTCCACATTGCCTCTTTCATGAAGCAGCTCCTAGAGGGTCTCAACTATTGCCATCGCAAGAACTTTCTCCACAGGGACATCAAGTGTTCCAACATACTCATGAACAACAGGTACCACATTCATTAGAATGTTATGACGCAATTTTAGCGTTAATTCGTACTGGTGTCCCATACTTTTTAAATTGCCTAGCCACAGTGAACCGGCTGGGCACTGGAAGGCGCAGTGCTAGTCTGTCGGGGAAAGTATTTGTATGCTCGCAAACCAAGTGTGTAGTAAAAGAAAATGCAGATATAATAGACAATGTGAGTAAATCATGGCGTGCCTCCTGGAAAGAGAAGAGTACACCTCACGGACACCTCATGGCTGAGAGAGGAGGAGACCTTTCTGATAAACAAAAGAGGGTTTTCTTTCTCGGAGAGCAAGTTGTCCTCCCTGCAAGGTGATCCTGTACACACAAGCATGCGGTTTACTCTGAAACCCTGCGAGAGATTTTGTCATCCACCACAGCACGTGGCGACTTGAAAAATGTTGGTATCATCCTGATAACATCCATGATCGTATAATTGAGAAAGGCTCCTTTTGGAGGCGATATATTTATAAGGTGCCTTCAGGAATTGAGGAGCAAAGGAGTAACTGTTGTGGTTCGTGTGTTTATTTTGAGCTAAAAATAGTTATTTTGGATTTACTTCCTCAGGGGCCAAATTAAGTTGGCAGACTTTGGTCTGGCCCGACTGTACAGTGCGGAAGACAAGTCCCGACCGTATACCAACAAGGTGATAACGCTCTGGTATCGACCTCCAGAGTTGCTGCTGGGTGAAGAGAGATACGGACCTGCAATCGATGTCTGGAGCTGCGGGTGAGAGAGTATGCGATTGTTGATAATGGTCCACGTTTTCTTCCTGTCTGTAATTACAGGTAGAGCCTAGAATtttctggaaatattttttctaaattcggggagcaAAAATCGGGTACATAAATATGCACTCTAAATTAAAGCAAATTCGGGTGTAAAGACTTCCAGTAcgataaatagagcctgaagttttcgggaaatatttttttctaaattcgaggggtaaaaatcgggtaaataaacgtgtgcactaaatccatgcgaattcgggtgaaaaaactgacggtatgctaaattcggggagaaatcgggctcagttactcaaactaactggagtggtttggtacaaacggtgatgtgactgcatttgctgccaaaaaagcaagtcaatgcattcctacagacatcccagtgaggggcaTTGACGGGTAAAAATCGGTTTTCACCCTTaagggtgaaccttcaattcggggtgcaaattcagggaagaatcgggtaaaatcctaaaacttcaggctctaacgaTAAATTTGGAAGGAAATCTGGCTCGGTTACTCAGACTGACTGAACCGGTTCGGTACAAATGCTGATCTAACTgagtttgctgccaaacaagttagagtgcattcctacagatgtctcgGTGAgtgcaatttgctgggtaaaaatcggggttaaaccctaaaacttgagGCTCTAATTATAAGGACAGAAACCACAAAGTCTGGTT is from Ornithodoros turicata isolate Travis chromosome 8, ASM3712646v1, whole genome shotgun sequence and encodes:
- the LOC135367429 gene encoding cyclin-dependent kinase 12-like isoform X2, with amino-acid sequence MRGSDGRPKTKARSPEDDHQSKPRHSSQGAHRKHKKSHKSHRRKHAREVPIVATKPLVEYDDVSSDSSFFTDEAELSYPTTPPPSSSRNTSQRTSEKTRRRRRNKSNDVKETRSNRRQSPPSSRSRDYSCNVQYYERDMVKDYTSSRTYMGPYRDNVYDNYYAHSMPDQHSDYYSRSSRKLSPDHPRAYKRTPPSSPSPPPRSSKRRKSPSSDSREKDRPRNYSPNNSASLYSSRKGYAYSRSRSRSPLRLRRARKSRSRSRSPLPRPSSRSRGRSKSPLSPPPVAYQTARRRSERSPSPKFASTSLGAELRKHRKGRELEKSRQHAAASRKHHATPAPPVPPNPNGDSVPQIPPPPPPLPPSEPPPPPPEVVPPPPPMPDPPAKPDVVVQTPPSYVSTPCTPEEPDSNGVREPVDEAGSSHSTPEKRPPTPPVPHRKSIKELPMPPGMKVEDVMSPELVDRDEGSPLPPTLTAHQVVPPATQMQVFRRPRILNKPPSDDDRFPNWGERCVDVFDIVCQIGEGTYGQVYKAKDKDTGELVALKKVRLENEKEGFPITAVREIKILRQLNHSSIVNLKEIVTDKQDALDFKKDKGAFYLVFEYMDHDLMGLLESGLVEFNQLHIASFMKQLLEGLNYCHRKNFLHRDIKCSNILMNNRGQIKLADFGLARLYSAEDKSRPYTNKVITLWYRPPELLLGEERYGPAIDVWSCGCILGELFTRKPVFQANQEMAQLESISRVCGTPCPAVWPRVIQLPHWGTFRPKKQHRRRLREEFSFLPSPALDLLDQMLELDPDRRVTAEAALRSPWLAPVRPDRLPPPDLPHWQDCHEMWSKRRRRQLRQEQDMAVATAGPPQAQLSQQEQWSGSSSRDGGDSLGRAQPPPPSEATVEPQKESGVNSQQLQTNLNAITSAFQKHESLSIAQLANLLNIKVDTTTRQLLENLNMQLLLAAAAKQAQKVQMASHQQKQQPSEAPSSRTPPRKADVSPPKRIHKPHHLLPTPQPSQPADVQRLPSPATLVRATQDTGRLPTPRKPDPPVANPPSTYRGIPTVSSVPTHHLPTSPKVDGASVGSQSYTTTGVKAALAQLLEAQGFRVRKPGIEPSGDEAAYSEQRPTMDQLMEDHNYAPYPDRRAPKVSLLGSPPHSTPKRVTLLKTPPVSSDSTENFSYGASGEAYGTGASYMAQFAEGQRFRDQYSESYGDTFRGQPVFRGKGRPH
- the LOC135367429 gene encoding cyclin-dependent kinase 12-like isoform X1, with translation MRGSDGRPKTKARSPEDDHQSKPRHSSQGAHRKHKKSHKSHRRKHAREVPIVATKPLVEYDDVSSDSSFFTDEAELSYPTTPPPSSSRNTSQRTSEKTRRRRRNKSNDVKETRSNRRQSPPSSRSRDYSCNVQYYERDMVKDYTSSRTYMGPYRDNVYDNYYAHSMPDQHSDYYSRSSRKLSPDHPRAYKRTPPSSPSPPPRSSKRRKSPSSDSREKDRPRNYSPNNSASLYSSRKGYAYSRSRSRSPLRLRRARKSRSRSRSPLPRPSSRSRGRSKSPLSPPPVAYQTARRRSERSPSPKFASTSLGAELRKHRKGRELEKSRQHAAASRKHHATPAPPVPPNPNGDSVPQIPPPPPPLPPSEPPPPPPEVVPPPPPMPDPPAKPDVVVQTPPSYVSTPCTPEEPDSNGVREPVDEAGSSHSTPEKRPPTPPVPHRKSIKELPMPPGMKVEDVMSPELVDRDEGSPLPPTLTAHQVVPPATQMQVFRRPRILNKPPSDDDRFPNWGERCVDVFDIVCQIGEGTYGQVYKAKDKDTGELVALKKVRLENEKEGFPITAVREIKILRQLNHSSIVNLKEIVTDKQDALDFKKDKGAFYLVFEYMDHDLMGLLESGLVEFNQLHIASFMKQLLEGLNYCHRKNFLHRDIKCSNILMNNRGQIKLADFGLARLYSAEDKSRPYTNKVITLWYRPPELLLGEERYGPAIDVWSCGCILGELFTRKPVFQANQEMAQLESISRVCGTPCPAVWPRVIQLPHWGTFRPKKQHRRRLREEFSFLPSPALDLLDQMLELDPDRRVTAEAALRSPWLAPVRPDRLPPPDLPHWQDCHEMWSKRRRRQLRQEQDMAVATAGPPQAQLSQQEQWSGSSSRDGGDSLGRAQPPPPSEATVEPQKESGVNSQQLQTNLNAITSAFQKHESLSIAQLANLLNIKVDTTTRQLLENLNMQLLLAAAAKQAQKVQMASHQQKQQPSEAPSSRTPPRKADVSPPKRIHKPHHLLPTPQPSQPAAPISDVQRLPSPATLVRATQDTGRLPTPRKPDPPVANPPSTYRGIPTVSSVPTHHLPTSPKVDGASVGSQSYTTTGVKAALAQLLEAQGFRVRKPGIEPSGDEAAYSEQRPTMDQLMEDHNYAPYPDRRAPKVSLLGSPPHSTPKRVTLLKTPPVSSDSTENFSYGASGEAYGTGASYMAQFAEGQRFRDQYSESYGDTFRGQPVFRGKGRPH
- the LOC135367431 gene encoding uncharacterized protein LOC135367431, producing MCLRLDVIKTCFLKNSARNTASEQCYPLGGTFKAHVSEPYHGRDVNGNRGTTEAMRGTVTSYESRDIVCVVVAIWKVTHQTSVLAIWNGPGPNVKTGPRDAELLAEDPDLVHYLSSELLHVTVCGKHNTRDLEHLIGKYALLEGVSLSSSATSDSCYMALNLSKQKCKITVLQEPPASLVRLLNARKNKNKEVQHGESVSVQTECVQESVPQATASERTVVLVAIDKNCDKVTDDATMVQESISDADMGIAEMKAPDKVSLVEQVITISSSSVHASGIPDVHTSSSPLILQVTEWGCPTLYESLPPVIVTHNVQHLKPIPIAQIKSREPPFECRLIASISDIFPNSWRPVSFIWATCKKCKKSISLSSLVGNGDPVHLRLPCPWCKYLKLSLRFLLVLRLTDPTGKMFVFAKCQEAVHLFAGLTPQDVCNAPSSGARLLSQMLSNLSQQRAFLDVMLSAYEERDDVVYYRIVRTLRCKPLLCS